A genomic window from Harpia harpyja isolate bHarHar1 unplaced genomic scaffold, bHarHar1 primary haplotype scaffold_39, whole genome shotgun sequence includes:
- the LOC128138371 gene encoding olfactory receptor 14C36-like, with the protein MPNSSSMTVFLLLEFADTRDLQLLHFWLFLGIYLTALLGNGLIITTVACDHRLHTPMYFFLLNLALLDLGTISTTVPKSMANSLWDTRAISHPGCAAQVFLFTFLMSAELYLLTVMAYDRYVAICKPLHYGTLLGSRACVHMAAAAWGSGILHAVLHTANTFSLPLCQGNAVDQFFCEVPQILKLSCSDAYLREVAVLVVSACLTFGCFVFIVLSYGQIFRAVLRIPSEQGRHKAFSTCLPHLAVASLFVSTGLFAYLKPPSISSPSLELVLAVLYSVVPPAMNPLIYSMRNHEIKDALRKLMTGYFQKQ; encoded by the coding sequence ATGCCCAACAGCAGTTCCATGACTGTGTTCCTCCTCCTGGaatttgcagacacgcgggacctgcagctcttgcacttctggctcttcctgggcatttACCTGACTGCCCTCCTGGgaaacggcctcatcatcaccactgtagcctgtgaccaccgcctccacacccccatgtacttcttcctcctcaacctcgccctcctcgacctgggcaccatctccaccactgtccccaaatccatggccaattccctctgggacaccagggccatttcccacccaggatgtgctgctcaGGTCTTTCTGTTTACCTTTCTGATGTCAGCAGAATTGTATCTCCTTACCGtgatggcctatgaccgctatgttgccatctgcaaacccctgcactacggaaccctcctgggcagcagagcttgtgtccacatggcagcagctgcctggggcagtgggattctccatgctgtgctgcacactgccaatacattttcactacccctctgccaaggcaatgctgtggaccagttcttctgtgaagttccccagatcctcaagctctcctgctcggatgcctacctcagggaagttgcgGTACTTGTGGTTAGTGCCTGTTTAACgtttggatgttttgttttcattgtgctgtcctatgggcagatcttcagggctgtgctgaggatcccctctgagcagggacggcacaaagccttttccacctgcctccctcacctggctgtggcctccttgtttgtaagcactggcctttttgcctacctgaagcccccctccatctcctccccatccctggaactggtgctggcagttctgtactcggtggtgccccCAGCcatgaaccccctcatctacagcatgagaaaccatgagatcaaggatgccctcagaaaactaatgactggatactttcagaagcaataa